The Erinaceus europaeus chromosome 17, mEriEur2.1, whole genome shotgun sequence nucleotide sequence agcccccacttcccacctgcagggggaaagcagggctgctctcttcctctctatcactccctttcctcttgatttcaggctgtctctacccagtaaataaattttaaaaagatagaatttgtatctttagaaaaagaaaaagagagagggagaaagatacctgtgacACTGTTagatcattcatgaagctttctccctgcaggtggggaccaggaggtttaagccaggtctttgcacattgtaacatgtgctctctaccaggtgtgccacaacctggccctatTAAGtaactattcttttttgttttaaaaatttctttattgggggattaattatttacagttgacagtaaaatacaataatttgtatatggtaacatttccacataacaatacaaccctcactagggtcttcctctgccatcatgttccaggacctgaaccgtcccccacacccaccacaatcttttactttggtcaatacaccaactccagtccaagatctgcttagtgttttcccttctatcttgtttttcaacttctgtctatgagtgagatcatcccttttgtttctgacttaatctcaTTAAGTACCTATTCTGATACACTTGGGCAAAACTAttccaaaattttaaaatttttcacaaGATAGTGAATTAAAGTTTGACTATCAGCTTTGAAAAGACTAGCAATATCTGAATTTAGGTAGTAGATGCCAGAGTATAAATGGTTTAGTTTTTATCTAATCAGCTATGTCTTTATATAGAATTGTACTGTATGACCCAAAGGTAGCAACAAACTAATGAAATAAAAacctatttaaatttttatttatttttaaaacttctaatagtgatttaatattgacttacaaaattataagataatagggatataattctataccttttacctttcccaccacaagattctgtgtccccttccccattccctccactggaaattgctgTAGTTCTCCACAGATATgacactattatttctatagctatctatctatatttatttttctatggttctaccttctcttcctttataagtcacacctactacttttgagtattctttctccctacccccacccccacctttttttttctctccctatggGTCCTGATgggattagagttcagagccctctgtaaagactattgtgtaataTGCTCAACTTCCTCCTGTGTAAATCAGAGAAATATTTTTGCtattatgaaataaaaatgtgtGGATCAGGCTAAATCTTAACATACTACATTCATACTTTTTGTGAAAAGGAAAACTCGGTATTTAGGTAAAGTTGATGTCATACATGCATAATAATTGTGCAGTGAAATATTTAAGGCTGAATGTCTTTCATAAAAatagattataaaaataaaataaaaatagattataggggcaggggtagatagcatagtggttatgcaaagagactctcatgcctgaggctctaaagtcccaggttcaattccctgcatcatcacaagccagagctgaacagtgctcagattaaaaaaaatttattttactatataattttttactgttgtcatcatgACAGATTTACAACTTTCTGGACAATGCTCCAAGAATGAAATCAAGACTACTAAACCTCAAGATGAAAATCAAAGTGAAACTTCCCTTAACAAAAACTTTATAGAAAAAGAATTATTTAGTCAAGGACAAATATTGAATGTTACTGACTTTCAAAAAACAGTTACTACAGAAATCACAGATGAGCTATTCTTGGACAAAGACAATGAATGTACCGAATTTAAATCATCAAATAACTCATTTTTAATGGCGAGTATctcaatagaaacagaaaaaatacaAGGATTAGGTCATCATCATGTAGATGTATGTCCAGAAGGTGAAAATAGCATCTTAAATGAGATGTCTCACAATACAGATcacaaaaaaaatgtttctgaagGTGAGCCATTTAAGCAACAATCCAGACTGCTTCCAGGGAttcaagaaaatacagaaaaGACGATGACAAATAGTGACCAAACAAAAGCAGATTTGAATTCATCTCAAAATGTAAAAAAGGCCCCTGTTCAGTGTCAGAAATATAATTTACAGGATTTGAGCAATGCTATGTTAGATAATAAACAGTGTGAAATAAAGCAAATGGGCTTGCTAAATAAAAAAAGTGAAGTAAGCATATTGCCATTTAAACAAACTTCAAATTTCTTTCACATCTGTAAGGAAACTTCAGGGAAATCTGAACTGATAATTTCCTGTGATACAGTAAACGACCAGCCTATTTCATCTGCAGCTTTCAGTGATAATTTGCAAGAACTTAAAAATTCGTATAAAAATGTTAATATTACACCTGTGTTGCTGAAGCCCAACTCAAGCTCTGGAGAAAGCATTATGTGGAAAAGTCTGAATAATATACAAAACTGTCATTTTAAGAACTTCTTAGGATATTCAGAAAACAATGCATCTATTTCCCATATTCAagttaacaatgacaatatccaTACTCCAGAAACCAAAGAAGAGAAAAGTGCACTTCACACAAAAACTTACACAGAATTACAGTTTTCCAGCAAAGAGAGTCAGATTGATGAGAATCAGATAACAGAAGTCATAAAAAATGATATCTTCTCTTTTATGAACGTTAATGAAAGACCAAGTACATTGTTAAATAacacagagaaaaaagagacattaaatgATGCTGTCTTAGGAAAAAATGACAGTGAAGTACAACTGGAAAAATCATGCTCATTTCACAGAGAGCCATCTGGAAATGTAGTAAACAGAAGTGGAAGGTCAACCTTTGATCTTTCAGCTTCTGataaaaaaactgagaaaactCCAGTACATGTGAAGTGTTTAGGTCCTAGTCCTTGGTTAAATGTAAATCAAACTGAAAATCAAACAGTGACTACTTCAGCTTGTGACATTACTTCGTTGCTAAAAGAGAGGTCAGTAGGTCCATCCGAAAACAAGAAGATTGTTTCAATGACATTTTGTAAAAATGATGGTATAGGTGATGGCAAGAAAGGCATTGGACCAGGTAAGAAAATACAgtgtatgtttaatttttttcattgtctgTATTTCTACATTTAATTTTTGTAAAAGTCTTCAGATGGCTATAATATTCTACAAGTATTTGCATTTGAAAAAGAAGGGTTTTAGTTACAGAAGTGGCCTGATATCTTTTCACCTAAACCTGAGCTTGCATTATCAACATGCACTGAGCTACAGTTGTCTTTTGTAAATTTAAAACATTCTCATCATTTAGGAACTAAAGCTAACAAAAATACCACAGGACAGGTCACTAATTTAAATTCAGAAACATACATAATTTgagactgatttttatttttagaccAAATGCAATGAAGTTGTTAATAAGACTTCTCTGTCAGGGActgtgtagacagcataatggttagtatgcaaaagactttcatgcccaaggttccaagatcccaggtttccCTTAGCATCATAAATCAAAGCTGATCAGGGCTCAAGTCTCtatgtatgtctctctttctctctcaaaaaaaaaaggatgtatatatatatttctatcagTATCTTCTTATTTATCTATAAAAAAATTTCTTCAGGACCCATTTTAGTTTCTATAATATTGTCACCTTTCCCTAATTACCTCTTTTCCtaattttctcattttatctctTGAACAGATCTATaactttctcattttaaaaataatattgagaTATATAGCATAAAACACTGTGTGCCATGAATATTTGTCACTATCTGAAACACTTAAAAGTCTGTGTTACATACCTAGCTTACCATGttcaaatattaaaatttttgggTAACAAACTACTGTTTTAAAACCACCACATGGAAAATATAAAGTCTAACTTCTGCTTTAAAAATActacagaacaacaacaaaaaatacatcaacaactgtactctaaCCCTAGTCCCCCAGTAAAGtgatttaaggggaaaaaaacaggaaGGGCAAATAGCTGAAATATATGATTTAGTTTGTTAATGTTTCatcttttattattgatttaaaactGACAGACACTGAAGCCTGATGATTGATACATCGCAGTTCATACACttcccaaaatattttaaaataatatactgTGTGTATCATGTAGAGGTGTACAAATTAGCTTGATAACAATGAACACTAGTTTAAGAAATATGAACATGTAGAAAATATTTTCCTTAACAGCAATCTCATAGTCTAAGTTGTTCAGGTtgttaaagacatttaaaaagtatttatttcacaaggaccagtgtaaggatcccaattcgatcccccggctccccacctgcaggggagtcgcttcacaggtggtgaagcaggtctgcaggtgtcttatctttctctccccctttcagtcttccactcctctctccatttctctatgtcctgtctaacaatgacgacatcaataacaacaacaatgataactacaacaataaaaaacaacaagggcaacaaaaggggaaataaataaataaataaaaagtatttatttattggacagaaacaaagagaaattgagcgggaaggggaagatagggagtaaaacacctgtagcactgcttcaccacatgtgaagctttcctcctgcaggtggggaccatggacttgaacctgctccaataggtgcatcaccacctgtcccccatttAAAAGACATTCTTAAAgcttaatggattttttttttttttacactttccaCAGTACAGTTGTGTGATGTTTAATGACTGACAGGTAAGTTTGGAGGAATCCAACAGGAGGCAAACACCAGTATTACACAAACCTAACTGTAATAGCCTACTAAACTGCAGCCTCTTTTTAGGGACCACCATTGTATACGTGGTCTCACACTGATGAAAACTTGATCAGGATTGCATGCAGGAATGCAGACTACAAAGAATGTTTTGATGGCACTCAGACTTAACAATTTTAAAGACAAACTAGGATTTAAAAGCAAAGTAAGTCTCTTGTTGATTAGCATGAATGGCAAAGTCATGTAGGGAAAATAGGAAACAGCAAAAACACTGCAAAACTTCACTTTGCAAATTATATTTCCCTAATAAAGTCTACTAATGATTTCCCATAAATTTTGAGTCTTGAAAGTCATGTGCTCTTAGTCAAGTGATTGGCTGATCTCATCTTTATAATCTTggagttttttttcttctacattaGACCTTAGTGATATAAAGGTATAAGTCTAGTAATCTGTGGAAATCCAACTTGTAAAATAAAGTTCCTCTTTACCTTCAAAGCTGACATGTTCCTCTAAATTGttataatctatttttttttcttttttttctcctccagggttattgctggttattatgaatccaccgctcctggaggccattttttccccctttttgttgccctagttgttgcagcctggttgcagttattattgccattgttgacattgctttgttgttggatagaacagagagaaatggagagaggaggggaagacagagagagggggagagaaagatagacacctgcagacctgcttcaccgcccgtgaagcgactcccctgcaggtgaggagccaggggctcgaaccgggatccttaagccggtccctgcgctttgcgccacgtgcgcttaacccacagcgccaccgcccgacccccttataatctatttttaaaagtccaatGATCTCCTAAGTTCCAAGTttaattccccgcaccaccataaaccagagaggtgagcagaactctggtaaaaaaaaaaaaaaaaaaaaaaaaagcccaatgaTCCCTTACTAGAAATTTAATTGCCTTCTCATCATGACcaatttaaaaatacacatatacacacatatatatgtacatatattcaaTACGTTAATGAGAGgcaaagaggccagagcactgctcaggtctggatcATGGTGGTTCTggcaactgaacctggaacctcagagcttcaggcatgagtccttCCATAACCACACCCCTAAATATACTTTGTAACTTTTAGTGGATTTAGATTTTCTCCACTAAATCGAATCACTGAGATGTTCACTGTATAAATGTTTGCATGTGTGGGCAATGCAATAATCAGTACAGTAAGGATAATACTTCCTGTGAGTCTTTTGGGGTAAATTAATGCTATTTCATTCACCTCAATATTATCagcaggctccccccccccccttcctcatAGCACTATtgaactttggtttatggtggtgcaggggattgaacctgggattttggaacctgaGGCatcaagtttctttgcataactattatgttatcttccctgcCCAGTAGGCTTTTATAAAATAGCAGTGATTAAATTGTTTTCTGAAGTGAAATGCCTAATACAAGATCAAAGTCgatgaaaatatttaaagtaaaactAGAAATTATTCTCTAGGTACATAAGCATTTCAGTCACAAAAAGAGAACctggaaaataaaaattcaatggttgccatttcctttttgttaaacAGATACTACTAGTGTTCACAGAGTTGCTGACACTTTGAATAACTCAAGTATCCATCCAGATCCCAAGGGAGAGTCCAGTGAAGAGAGGAATGCAATTGCAAAGACTTTTTATGATTCTTCTTTTCCCACAGAACATGTAAGTCAATTAAAAATATTGCAGAGCCGACCTTAGTGAGCTAATTCTACAGATATGTGTAGAACTGTATGCATCTGGATGCTTTAAGGCCTAACTGGTCTCCAAAATAATATCAAAAGGGCAACATGGCACCATTTTTCACAATTAAGGTTGATGGAAAACAGCAGGAAAAAGTCACAGTGTATAAATCAAATAGATGTAATCCAGCCTGTTTTGGGAAGGAGAATGTGAGGTAGTGTATTATACATTTTTTGAAGTCACCTAAACATAGGAATTAGCATTTAAAAATTTCActttaataaaagattttttaagatAATGTGTCTATCAGTAGTAGTGCTATAAGGTAGTAGATCTATTATCTTGGAAACTAATTTGAAGgattaagtttattttaaatttcagattACAGTATGTGAAAGGCTCATTAATAGTAAGTATGAATATGTACTAAGCAAAGTATTTACATTTTGATGCCAGGAGTccaattgttatatgaaaaacaagTATAACCAACAAGTTACTTAGTAAAATTCATAAACTGTTTCTAAAAATCTTAGTCTTTAAAACTTTGGATAGTACTTTCCAAAGtctaaaaaccaaaaaaattacAGTG carries:
- the CCDC73 gene encoding coiled-coil domain-containing protein 73; this encodes MESDFKMESSSSVFSLQSSTETLFSIQLLDFKTSLLEALEELRMRREAEIQYEEQIGKIIVETQELKWQMETLQNQKETLSKQHKEAMTAFKKQLQVKMCALEEEKGKYQLATEIKEKELEGLKETLKELQVSKYSLQKKVSEMEQKVQLHHLAKEDHQKQLNEIEKYYATITGQFGMVKENHEKLEQNVQEAIQLNKRLSALNKKQESEICSLKKELKNVTADLIKSRVTSQHRIEEENNLTIKEQKFQELQQRFNLELELNKKINEELTNIQKEKQDIINSFQHMQQLLQQQTEANTEIEGELKMLKEKNQTLERDNELQREKVKENEEKFLNLQNEQEKALETWKKHVEELNGEIKEIKNDFSALNETHIKLQEHYNKLCDQKKFEEDKKLQKFPEVNSENSELSVKISEMTTRDKYNPGQEIREENDMHFCLDGKDRENEEKKEDPFLEETIKEDLQLSGQCSKNEIKTTKPQDENQSETSLNKNFIEKELFSQGQILNVTDFQKTVTTEITDELFLDKDNECTEFKSSNNSFLMASISIETEKIQGLGHHHVDVCPEGENSILNEMSHNTDHKKNVSEGEPFKQQSRLLPGIQENTEKTMTNSDQTKADLNSSQNVKKAPVQCQKYNLQDLSNAMLDNKQCEIKQMGLLNKKSEVSILPFKQTSNFFHICKETSGKSELIISCDTVNDQPISSAAFSDNLQELKNSYKNVNITPVLLKPNSSSGESIMWKSLNNIQNCHFKNFLGYSENNASISHIQVNNDNIHTPETKEEKSALHTKTYTELQFSSKESQIDENQITEVIKNDIFSFMNVNERPSTLLNNTEKKETLNDAVLGKNDSEVQLEKSCSFHREPSGNVVNRSGRSTFDLSASDKKTEKTPVHVKCLGPSPWLNVNQTENQTVTTSACDITSLLKERSVGPSENKKIVSMTFCKNDGIGDGKKGIGPDTTSVHRVADTLNNSSIHPDPKGESSEERNAIAKTFYDSSFPTEHVKTNLLKSSQVIQTKDTTDFTASLTKDDWQNLVTNQINKIEKLVSLENDNQAKKRKAEEMLEKTTD